The Raphanus sativus cultivar WK10039 chromosome 2, ASM80110v3, whole genome shotgun sequence DNA segment AAGGTTTTGGGAAGTTGATGCTAATCCACCTCCTATACATTCACATCCTTCTTCTGGTGCTCACGTTGACCTCATCCTTAAATCATCCGAAGCTGATTTGAAGATCTGGCCTCATAAGTAAACATTCTtgaacctctctctctctctctttttcatattcttaaatatttttcaactaTATGTTACAATATCCCAAATGaaaatgattcaaaatataaatgatatgaTATAAATCTCTGGAATTGTTAATTAGTTTTGAGTTGAAACCGGCAGCATATAAGCCTCTTTTTGGTTCAATTCTCACTTAAAAGCAGCCTTGTGACCACCTCTTTTATGTCTTTCAGATTTATATATCGCCTGAGAGTAGCTTTGGGGCATGGTGGAGACTTGATTTTGACACCTCGTATTAAAAACTCTGATGTAGAGCCGTTTAACTTCACATTTGGTTTTCATCCCTATTTCTCTGTTTCCGATATCAGGTAATCTCATCGcagttttacaaaaatatattgttgtgtTGGTGTTAGTATATAAAGTTATATCTGCTTCTTGTTTTCAGTCAAATCCAGGTGGAAGGATTGCAAAATTTGGATTATCTTGACCAACAAAAGAACAGAACACGTTTCACTGACCATGGcaaatttataacttttaattCACAGGTAAgctttaattatctttttttttcaactgcATGTATCAACACTAGTATGAAAAAACACTGCTAACTCTTCAAAATAGCTTGACAGGCTTTACTTAAGGACTCCAAATACGCTCAGAATCGTGGACCACAAGAAAAATAAGACAATCGTGGTACGCAAGGAAGGACAAGCTGATGCAGGTAATGACTTGCATTTTcttattcataattttatgaaCATATGGGCACATAAATATATTGTTCTAGTAACGATGGATCATTTATAATGATAATACAATATGCAGTGGTGTGGAATCCATGGGACAAGAAAGTGTCAGATTTGGGAGTTGAAGATTACAGAAGTTTTGTTGCTGTAGAACCCGTTGCGGTCGAGAAACCGATCATATTGAAACCTGGACAAGAGTGGAAAGCGATAGTCCACGTGTCTGTGGTTCCTTCTGGTTGCTCCAGGAAGTCATGCATTCctcataaataaaaacttttaaaaaatgccGTTACAGAAAATACTATACGTTACAGAATCATATGTTGAACACCGAGTCAGGATCCACACCTGACCTTACCAGTTTATTTGTTTCGTAATTTTCGTATTCTTGGATCATGTTATCTACAATAATtgatattttcaataataatttcaattttagttCTCTAGCTTGTCTGCCATATAAATTTTACCGTTGttgattaatacaaaatatttcagttttcaactaaagataataaaatattgttaaaaaaacagaaaaagaaatgaaaagagaTGGAAAGAAACTGTTGAGAAGATAGGTTCAAAGGAAtaatagaagttttttttttttgaaactaataaTAGAAGTGTTGCATTGAGATTGTAACGTGTTTAGTATAGCAATATGTGTATGAATCGTAAGGCGACGAACAAGAGCAGATGTGGCGTTATTATCGTTGTTTTTGAGCAAGATGGGATAAAATCAGGCTTTTCTTTATATGGTCAACATAATGATCTTCTTTCCTACAAAACTTTTGGTCAACATAAATAGTCTTTTCTTAAATTAAATGATTGGAACTGTACGACTTTCTTTCTGTATTTAGGCATCGTACTATTTTCACCTTCTGTTTCTTTGGTGTATATATGGAACGAAAAAAGATAAGAGAATTTGGACAAGGTATCTTCTTCGTGAGCTACATTGAAGGAGAGAATAAATAACTATGGGGAATAAGGGAAATCTCGGATATTTAATCTTCTTATGGGCTACTCTCGTTGCAGTAGTCGCCATGGCCACCGCGCAGCGTCCCTTTGAGCGGACTAAGGGCATCAATGGTCTTGAAAAGATCATCGTCCGTGACGATCATGGCAGATCTTTTGAggtatttgttttggttttaactAAGATAGATATTGCATAatcgtaaagaaaaaaaattgaagttgCAAAATGAGAGAAAACATGTAGTTTGAAAAGTGAATAAACTTGTTACAAAATGAGAGGAAATATGTAGATTGAAAAAGGAATGACATTCCCCTATATGTGTGACTGGATAAATTTGCAGAACCATATAAAATGGTAGAACTTACTAATATGTACACCTACACCTATTTAAGAagcaaataatatatttaagaggCAAATAATGAATTTCAATATATTATCCTAAGGGATGGATATCCAAAACTTAATGTGTTTTGGCCTCAAGTCATGTTTTCAGTAGGGTCTCGCTATAAATTAATTAGTGATTAATGCTATCTAGATTTCAAGTTCCGAATTGTTCGGTGCAGATTATCATTCCTTTACTTAGTGAAAATAATTTCAGGTATATATGTATGGAGGTCAAGTAGCTTCTTGGAAGAATGAAAAAGGAGAGGAGTTACTTGTTATGAGTAGCAAGGTACTTCGTTTTCAGTCCATCAATCTTTACTTCAATGGGCATGTAGATGAATAAGTGGTTAGTGCCTATTAGTATGATCTCCAAAAATCAAGATAACTATAAAATCATGTGTTATATGTATTGTGCAGGCTATATTCAATCCTCCAACACCAATTCGTGGAGGAATTCCAATATTGTTTCCGCAAGTATGTGCTTTcagtttttctttatttttaaacacctttttgtttgttaatgaaatgttttttttctgtaaatgcAGTACGCTAACACTGGTCCAC contains these protein-coding regions:
- the LOC108843283 gene encoding putative glucose-6-phosphate 1-epimerase, whose amino-acid sequence is MGNKANLIFLWAMLVAVVAMATEHRAFERTKGINGLDKLIVRDRRGRSFEVYLYGGQVTSWKNEKGEELLFMSTKAIFQPPTPIRGGIPVLFPQYANTGPLPSHGFVRQRFWEVDANPPPIHSHPSSGAHVDLILKSSEADLKIWPHKFIYRLRVALGHGGDLILTPRIKNSDVEPFNFTFGFHPYFSVSDISQIQVEGLQNLDYLDQQKNRTRFTDHGKFITFNSQLDRLYLRTPNTLRIVDHKKNKTIVVRKEGQADAVVWNPWDKKVSDLGVEDYRSFVAVEPVAVEKPIILKPGQEWKAIVHVSVVPSGCSRKSCIPHK